A genomic segment from Gossypium hirsutum isolate 1008001.06 chromosome D04, Gossypium_hirsutum_v2.1, whole genome shotgun sequence encodes:
- the LOC107898759 gene encoding pentatricopeptide repeat-containing protein At4g32450, mitochondrial yields the protein MSSKRASVLTFNYLTALSMVRSSRRFPHSVTIFSKFLSTAPERWDFHSPSSTSQFEDSPYDTPSSLGYEQKQNGQALNPNQGFVVCPMDDYAGSPAGDNRNSYNSGLQPTRNQMGAMGQTGWHHHSHGETNGNLEISPNGIYANGSWKGAEPGFHQNHDGMHWGNKRNELQDNSVYGNGNFRGYEADAQSTSNMQNQVWSYWQGPKEIRQNQYDLNLPRFTESQGSHLNSQGPNFSQYRQKPQDVYNFSSFGQVTNNINFYGQVSATSNLKEELTEVPETISNSATVEMLEEFCKKGNVKEAVEVLVLMKQQGVHVDLAQILQLMKACGEVKALQEAKTVHEHLVGSFSPLKISIYNRILETYLKCGSTDDAFDVFEKMPRRNLTSWDTMITGLARNGLGEDALDLFSQFKQAGLKPDAKMFLGVFYSCGVVGDINEGMLHFSLMSSDYGIVPSMEHYVGVVDMLGSTGNLDEALEFIEKMPFEASADVWETLMNLCRTHGHLELGDRCAELVKQLDPSRLNEQSKAGLIPLKDSDLKKNEKKKLASQSPLEVRSRVNEYRAGDTSHPANDRIYALLRHLKEHMKEAGYVPETRFVLHDIDQESKEEALLAHSERLALANGLLTSPARGQIRIIKNLRVCGDCHAAFKIMSKIVGREIIMRDAKRFHHFSEGLCSCRDFW from the coding sequence ATGTCCAGCAAGAGGGCTTCGGTTCTGACCTTCAACTATCTCACCGCTTTATCTATGGTACGTTCGTCACGGCGTTTCCCTCATTCAGTCACAATTTTCAGTAAGTTCCTCAGCACTGCCCCTGAAAGGTGGGATTTTCATAGCCCTAGTAGCACCTCTCAGTTTGAGGATTCTCCTTATGATACCCCAAGTTCACTAGGTTATGAGCAGAAACAAAATGGGCAGGCCTTAAACCCAAACCAGGGTTTCGTGGTATGTCCTATGGATGATTATGCGGGAAGTCCGGCTGGGGACAACCGTAATAGCTACAATAGTGGTTTACAGCCAACAAGAAATCAGATGGGTGCCATGGGTCAAACTGGTTGGCATCATCATAGCCATGGGGAAACTAATGGGAACTTAGAGATAAGTCCAAACGGAATTTATGCAAATGGTTCTTGGAAGGGTGCTGAGCCAGGGTTTCATCAGAATCATGATGGAATGCACTGGGGAAACAAAAGAAATGAACTGCAGGATAACTCAGTTTATGGAAATGGAAACTTTAGAGGATACGAGGCTGATGCTCAAAGTACTTCCAATATGCAGAATCAAGTATGGTCATATTGGCAAGGGCCTAAAGAAATCAGACAGAATCAATATGACCTTAATTTACCAAGGTTTACAGAATCTCAAGGAAGCCATCTGAATTCGCAAGGCCCAAATTTCAGCCAGTACCGGCAGAAGCCGCAAGATGTTTataattttagttcttttggtCAAGTAACAAATAACATTAATTTTTATGGTCAAGTATCTGCTACTTCTAATCTCAAGGAAGAGTTAACTGAGGTTCCTGAAACTATCTCAAATAGTGCTACAGTTGAGATGCTAGAGGAATTTTGCAAAAAAGGGAATGTTAAAGAAGCTGTAGAAGTTTTGGTGTTGATGAAACAGCAGGGTGTTCATGTGGATTTGGCCCAAATTTTGCAGTTAATGAAGGCATGTGGGGAAGTGAAAGCTTTACAAGAAGCGAAAACTGTTCATGAACACCTCGTAGGATCATTTTCACCTCTCAAAATAAGCATCTATAACAGGATTTTAGAGACATACTTAAAATGTGGTTCTACAGATGATGCATTTGATGTGTTTGAAAAGATGCCAAGGCGCAATCTGACATCTTGGGATACTATGATAACAGGGCTTGCTAGGAATGGGCTAGGGGAGGATGCCCTTGATCTGTTCTCTCAGTTTAAGCAGGCAGGCTTGAAACCAGATGCCAAAATGTTCCTTGGAGTGTTTTATTCTTGTGGTGTCGTTGGTGATATTAATGAAGGAATGCTTCACTTTTCGTTGATGAGCAGTGATTATGGTATTGTCCCTTCCATGGAGCATTATGTGGGTGTTGTTGACATGCTGGGGAGTACAGGGAATTTGGATGAAGCATTGGAATTCATTGAAAAGATGCCATTTGAAGCCAGTGCTGATGTctgggaaactttaatgaatctCTGCAGAACTCATGGGCACTTGGAACTTGGGGATCGTTGTGCTGAGCTTGTGAAGCAGCTAGATCCCTCTCGCTTGAATGAACAATCAAAGGCAGGTCTCATACCTTTGAAAGATTCAGACCTTAAAAAGAATGAGAAGAAGAAATTGGCAAGTCAAAGTCCTCTTGAAGTCAGAAGCAGGGTCAACGAGTATCGTGCAGGAGATACATCACATCCTGCGAATGATAGAATCTATGCACTGCTAAGGCATTTGAAAGAACATATGAAAGAAGCTGGTTATGTTCCAGAGACAAGATTTGTTTTGCACGATATAGATCAGGAAAGTAAGGAAGAAGCTCTTCTTGCTCATAGTGAGAGACTTGCTCTTGCTAATGGTCTCCTCACTAGTCCAGCTCGGGGACAGATTCGTATTATCAAGAACCTTCGTGTTTGTGGTGATTGTCATGCTGCATTTAAGATCATGTCAAAGATTGTTGGCAGAGAGATCATAATGCGAGATGCCAAGAGGTTTCATCATTTCAGTGAAGGGTTATGCTCTTGTCGAGATTTTTGGTGA